The following is a genomic window from Leishmania braziliensis MHOM/BR/75/M2904 complete genome, chromosome 6.
CTGCGCAACTTACTCGACTCGAACAGAGGCAGCGGCTTTGTCAGCGCCGCTCACTACCCAAGTCAGGAGGCGCTCATGGCTTCGCAGTTGCGTGATGGTCAAAGCCGTGGCAGCTTTGGCCACGATGGcgacgtggcgcagctgctgacgtgGAAAGCGGCGCTAGAGGACGCCATCGACACGATGCGCGTCGAAGCGGCGCGCCGGCAGGCTACTGCAGTCATGGAGGAGCTGTGAATCAGCATGTTCTTAGTGGTGTTGTGGCGTCAATCTCGCCTGCTCACATGCATCGCCATCACCCTCACACGCTCTGGTCGGCGCAGGCACGCGGAGGCGAGGGAAGGGGCGACAGTGCAGACGACCATATTCCTCACCGCAGCAGAGGCTAAGAAGGAAAACATAACCACCGCACCAGCGTTGAATCCAATGGCAtagccgagagagagagagaggggggacaCCTGGGCGGTGACGATGGTGCTGATGAATTTCTGCTTGCCCCACAGCCGGGTAATCAAGGCTACCAGAGGGAGGCAggcaggagaggagggacTGAGGATGGCGTGGGGGAGAAGGCCACTGACTGTGCGCATTTGTGTAAGCTTGCATAGCGCTTCTCTTCTACTCCGTGCGAtcagggaggagggcggtgaaggcgaaggaggagggtgatCGTTGGCGCTCACACACCGACGCCAACACAGTGGCATGGGCATTCGGTTCCATCAGCACCACTCTCACCGGTACAACAGGCATCTCTCTTCCGCCAGTTCCCTTTCTCCCCACTCTTCCTGATACGCAGCCCCGTCCTCTCCTTTCAACGCATCATGCACGTACACGTGCGCTACTCGCATCTCCCGCTCCCGCCTCCTCGCTCGAGCACTCACCACCAAACCACTATTGTGAAGCGTGCGATCAGCAGCTGACCTGGTGTTcttctgctgcctctctctctctctctctgtgcgacCAGTGCTtccaccccccttttttccccctctttctgtgcgtCTTGTAGAAACGCGCATTCCGCCACGacccgcccccctcttcacGCCCCGAGGCATTCCACACGTCTAGCATAGCCCCGCTCCgtgctctctcctttcctctcctcctcttatTACTATCTACCTCACTCACGGATTgcttcttcctcgtccttccCATCCCCCGTGTACCTATTGTagccgtgctgctgctgctgctgctgctgccactgtgctTGTGCTCTGATACTCCAAGCTCGCTCAAAGCCCGCTTTCTCACAGCGCTAtatccccccctcccccttctcccctccccccaccgccaccacctaGGTGAGATTGCACGCTGCTCTCAGTCTGTGCGTTTTTTtgtctttgctctctctctctctctctgcctcttctcaGGCTCAACTGAAATACAATCAAAGCGCACCCAAAGGGGGTCACGCCACTCTCCTTTTAAGTCTATACACCTCGACACAACcacaaagagaggcgcgcggGCTTACTGCCTCTCCCTGTCCTCCTTCACACCACTGGCAGTCTCTCTCACGCacaggcgcgtgtgcgctcgTTTCCTCCAgtgcaccccctcctcgctcacCTCTGTCGGCGCCGTGACAGCGCGACTACTCTCTATTGCGCTTCACACATCCTTCtttgctgccgcctcgaTTTGCGTCCGTCACCGACGCACATTCCTCTcgcgcgcgtgggtgtgcgacTGAGTTTGCATCTCACTCTGCAattcagctgctgctgacggtggtggtggattGCACTCTGGACACCTCTGTGACGGTCGTTAAGGGGTGCCGCTCGTCCCCCACTTCTCTCTGTTTGGTGTTTGCTCTTGCCCTTGTGTCTCTgtacgtgcagcagcgcgcctcGAACGACTTGCTCACACGCGCTCTgcgacctcctcctccctcctcctccccccttcctctttcgtCAGAGGTACCCCGACTGTCAAGCCGGACTCTTTACACGGAAGAGGCTTCCAGGGTCATCATGCCAACCTTCAGCGATATCATGGCGGCGCGCAAGGCGCTGGAGGGCTATGTGTATGAGACACCGATCATCGAGAGCAACGTCCTGCATGGCAAGACGCGGCACGAGAGTGTCATGCTCAAGTGCGAGAACCTGCAGCGCACCGGTAGCTACCACGTCCGCGGCATGACGTACCGCGTGATCCgtgccaaggaggaggatCTCGGGATCAATAATTTTGTcacccacagcagcggcaacggcggtgcagcgctggcatGCGCGGCGAATAACTTCCAGAGTACAGCGCACGTCGTCGTGCCAGAGGACACGAACAGCCTTATCACGCGTAGCATTCGCCTCTACAATGGGAACTTTTACTACTGCAAGCCGGATCTCAAGAGCCGCgtggagatggaggagcgACTCCGGGCGGAGTTCGACAAGCCAACCGGCAAGACGCGCAACCAAAGCATCATTGTGAATCCGTACAGCGACGAGGCTATCATCGCCGGCCACGGCACGACTGGCATCGAGCTTATGCTCCAGACAGACTGCTCGGTGGACTGCGTCGTTGTCCCggtcggtggtggtgccctGCTAGCGGGTACAGCGATCGCCGTAAAGGGCATGAAGCCGCACGTTGGTGTCTTCGCTGCAGAGCTGGCCGTGCCGCCGGATCACTACACTGTTTTCAAGCGCGGCGAGGTCATCCAGGCGCGCAAGAGCAAAggcgaccagcagcgccCCAAGGGCAACAAGCACGGCATCCGTACGGAGCTGACAGACCTCGCGAACAGCTACATTGACCGCTACGTGGACGGCGTCGTGCACGTGTCGAAGGAGGAGATGTGCTACGCTTTCCGCTACGTGTACGAGCGCTGCAAACTCGTCGTGGACACGAACGCGGCCATTGCCGTGGCGGCCGTGCTGGCCTGCCCCCAGAAGCTGAGCCACTACCGTCGAATTTGCATTGTACTCTCCGGCGGTAATGTGGACCTCAACGATGTACCGAAGATTGCGACAGCGCGGCTCTAAGGTGGTTGGGATGCCCTGTAAGGGCCGACCTGTACGCGTGATCACACTCACGCTCGCTCTGCTggacagcggtggtggttgtATTAGCGTCCATTTCTCTCTTGGCTTCACCTCTCAGCGTCCGTGTGCGCGGCTGCTCCAGTCGTtcacacagccgcagccaaGCCTGTCCATCCGatcttcccttctctctctttctccccctcgcaGCCGATCGACCCATGCCAGCATACTGCCAGAAACACAGGGTGAGAACGAAAGCGCAAGAGAGTGGTGTACATAGCGATTGcaatggagagagagagagagcgtgcgCTATGCGCATCGATATGGCTGtatgtgcgtctctctcactctgcGGACTcccgtgtgtgcgtgtgtgttgatCGTTGTGGCCTACCTGCTATCTTCGGATCATCCCCCATTCGTTCTTcgttttcccctctttttgttgttctgTGTTGTTGCTTCTGCTTCTTACTTGTCCTTAgacttcccctttcctcgctTGCCGCTCTTCAGAGGTCAGCCTCACAGCTCCAGCcgctcctttcctcttctctttcccctgTTGGCAGCGCCTCATCGTGCTTCCGTGAGGGACGCACGTGGAGCGCACGCCTGCAGCTTCCTCGGCTAGTTCTCCCCCTTACACACCTGCAGCTTTCTTGTGTTGTACACAGATGCGCACTCGCGCGCCTGCTAACTCACTGACTCACGCACGTTCGTGCCATTAGGAGTGTGGACGTTGTCCGTGCAGGTGTAGTGGGACGCTGCAGGGAACCGCCgccgacccccccccctttccgtcTTCTCGCCGGATCCAACACGcggacggaggaggagggagggagggggcggcggcggcgcaccaaCGAAAATGTGGGCCCCCTTTCCATTGAAAATTTGTATTTTTATTTTTTGGTTTCGTCTTCCGTGCGTAACTCACAGCGGCACGTCGATCGTGTGAGATGCGCCTCCcaccctcccttccctcgcTGTTCCCTGGGCAAGGAAAGGCCCTGCACCGCCTTgagcggaggggagggggggggcaagtCCTGGCCAGAGAGACCGAAGCGAGGTCGAGGGCGAGAGgccgtgggggggggggggaggaggaggacatgtACGTGAAGGGAGAGCACATTGGCCCTTTTCTCTCGTCATGCGGGTCTACTTTAGTTCCCCACCGtatcctcccctccccccgttcTCGCGCCCAGTCAGCGCCTGCAACCCCGCCGATAGTCGTGCTCGCACCTC
Proteins encoded in this region:
- a CDS encoding putative serine-threonine dehydratase, coding for MPTFSDIMAARKALEGYVYETPIIESNVLHGKTRHESVMLKCENLQRTGSYHVRGMTYRVIRAKEEDLGINNFVTHSSGNGGAALACAANNFQSTAHVVVPEDTNSLITRSIRLYNGNFYYCKPDLKSRVEMEERLRAEFDKPTGKTRNQSIIVNPYSDEAIIAGHGTTGIELMLQTDCSVDCVVVPVGGGALLAGTAIAVKGMKPHVGVFAAELAVPPDHYTVFKRGEVIQARKSKGDQQRPKGNKHGIRTELTDLANSYIDRYVDGVVHVSKEEMCYAFRYVYERCKLVVDTNAAIAVAAVLACPQKLSHYRRICIVLSGGNVDLNDVPKIATARL